The following are from one region of the Candidatus Hydrogenedentota bacterium genome:
- a CDS encoding Gfo/Idh/MocA family oxidoreductase: MLRVAVIGLGPIGNIHLRHYQAHPQCTLAGCCDIIRGRADDAAARFGIPAFYDAGEMLRDLQPDICGICTGGHEYGSDHYGPTMQAIAAGCHVLGEKPISNEIGPAEEMVRAARDRGVCYGVNLNHRFTRLSGIAKEWVDAGRLGHPLFVNMSMWIKNPRETSPWFQIKALHPHTVDVMRYYCGDIARVQCFAARAPGRAIWSTAHFNMQFANGAVGGLTGSYDIERGHPMERCEVAGTGGRFVLDDMMTELTWYPAGGMEKTVITNTPFGDLREKTFDDTFRNRIHAFADQVAAGAKPEEIDGSGAEALAAQRVLDAAIRSVEHGTVEEVPVPNAAV, encoded by the coding sequence GTGCTTCGTGTGGCCGTCATCGGTTTGGGACCCATCGGAAACATCCATCTGCGCCATTATCAGGCGCATCCCCAATGCACCCTGGCGGGCTGCTGCGACATTATTCGCGGGCGGGCCGACGACGCCGCGGCACGTTTCGGCATCCCGGCGTTCTATGACGCCGGGGAGATGCTTCGCGACCTCCAGCCGGACATCTGCGGGATTTGCACCGGGGGCCACGAATACGGGAGCGACCATTACGGGCCCACCATGCAGGCCATTGCGGCGGGATGCCATGTACTGGGGGAAAAGCCCATTTCCAATGAAATCGGCCCGGCGGAGGAAATGGTCCGCGCCGCGCGGGACCGTGGGGTCTGCTACGGTGTGAACCTCAACCACCGTTTCACACGCCTCTCGGGCATCGCCAAGGAATGGGTGGACGCAGGGCGGCTGGGCCACCCCCTTTTCGTGAACATGTCCATGTGGATCAAGAACCCACGTGAGACGTCGCCCTGGTTTCAGATCAAGGCGCTGCACCCCCACACGGTGGACGTGATGCGGTACTACTGCGGCGACATCGCCCGCGTGCAGTGCTTTGCGGCCAGGGCGCCGGGGCGCGCCATCTGGTCCACGGCCCATTTCAACATGCAGTTTGCCAACGGCGCGGTGGGCGGGCTGACGGGGAGTTATGACATCGAGCGGGGGCATCCCATGGAGCGCTGCGAGGTGGCGGGCACCGGCGGGCGCTTTGTGCTGGACGACATGATGACGGAACTCACCTGGTATCCGGCGGGGGGCATGGAGAAGACGGTCATCACGAACACCCCCTTTGGCGATTTGCGGGAGAAGACCTTCGACGACACTTTCCGGAACCGCATCCACGCCTTCGCGGACCAGGTGGCGGCGGGCGCCAAACCGGAGGAGATAGACGGTTCCGGCGCCGAGGCCCTTGCGGCCCAGCGCGTCCTCGACGCCGCCATCCGGTCGGTGGAGCATGGCACGGTTGAGGAGGTGCCCGTTCCCAACGCCGCTGTGTGA
- the recR gene encoding recombination protein RecR: MLLNAPSVDRLVEAFRRLPGVGKKTAERYAMHLLGADNAESSRLADAVLRARAAVTMCGACRNLTETDPCPVCSDARRDRTLLCVVEHPTAAIAVEKGRAYRGLYHVLHGVLNPLDNIGPDELHLDALFRRLGEGEIREVILATNTTAEGEATALYISGKVTGMGLKVSRIAHGVPMGGGLEYADEATLAHALTGRTPF, translated from the coding sequence ATGCTGCTGAACGCGCCCAGCGTGGACCGCCTGGTCGAGGCGTTTCGGCGCCTTCCCGGCGTGGGGAAAAAGACCGCCGAGCGGTACGCCATGCACCTTCTCGGCGCGGACAACGCGGAGTCGTCCCGCCTGGCCGACGCCGTGCTGCGCGCGCGCGCGGCGGTCACCATGTGCGGCGCGTGCCGGAACCTCACTGAAACCGACCCGTGTCCGGTCTGCTCTGACGCCCGCCGCGACCGGACCCTGCTCTGCGTGGTCGAGCATCCCACCGCCGCCATCGCCGTGGAGAAGGGACGCGCCTACCGGGGTCTTTACCATGTGCTGCACGGCGTGCTGAACCCGCTGGACAACATCGGCCCGGACGAGCTTCACCTCGACGCGCTCTTCCGGCGTCTGGGGGAGGGGGAAATCCGCGAGGTGATTCTGGCGACCAACACCACCGCCGAGGGCGAGGCCACCGCGCTGTATATTTCAGGGAAGGTGACCGGCATGGGACTCAAAGTGAGCCGCATCGCCCACGGGGTTCCCATGGGCGGCGGGCTGGAATACGCCGACGAGGCCACCCTCGCCCACGCGCTGACAGGCCGGACGCCGTTCTAA
- the def gene encoding peptide deformylase, with translation MALLKIVHYPDEPLTRKAEPVTEFGPELEQFAQDMVETMFENEGVGLAAPQVGVSRRMLVLCEPDGEPMCLVNPELSCMEGREYGEEGCLSLPQVYARVPRAVKIHVKALDVEGNPFEFEASDFLARIIQHECDHLDGIVFPDRLDVFTRETVLQEWEEKRGCLAVDAAAGR, from the coding sequence ATGGCCCTTTTGAAAATTGTTCATTATCCCGACGAGCCGCTTACCCGCAAGGCGGAGCCGGTCACCGAGTTTGGCCCCGAACTGGAACAGTTCGCCCAGGACATGGTGGAGACCATGTTTGAGAACGAGGGGGTTGGCCTGGCGGCGCCCCAAGTGGGGGTGTCCCGCCGGATGCTGGTGCTTTGCGAGCCGGACGGCGAGCCCATGTGCCTGGTCAACCCGGAACTATCCTGCATGGAGGGCCGGGAATACGGCGAGGAGGGCTGCCTGAGTCTGCCGCAGGTTTACGCCCGCGTTCCCCGCGCCGTGAAAATCCATGTGAAGGCGCTGGACGTGGAGGGGAACCCCTTCGAGTTCGAGGCGTCGGATTTCCTGGCGCGCATTATCCAGCACGAATGCGACCATCTGGACGGTATCGTGTTTCCCGACCGCCTTGACGTTTTCACCCGCGAGACGGTGCTTCAAGAGTGGGAGGAGAAGCGGGGCTGTCTTGCCGTGGACGCGGCGGCGGGCCGGTAG